The following proteins come from a genomic window of Thermodesulfovibrionales bacterium:
- a CDS encoding substrate-binding domain-containing protein, with amino-acid sequence MIISVILLLLILPVTSFAVDIKYAGCVTIQENLLKEVKSIYEQKTGNRIGLSGGGAGAGIRGVLSGLVDIGGVSRPLKTEEIRQGLVAYTVGYTAVAVVVHRDIKISNLTMKQLRDILSGKIGNWKEIGGPDMPVRVVIPSKGYASRDECERIVMENQRFADNAIITPEQTISETVDTTPGSIGIVDISMLDTKRVSVVKLEGLLPDKTNIKSGKYKLIIPINLVTKGEATGVLKDFIDFILSPEGQALVERKFIGIK; translated from the coding sequence ATGATAATATCTGTAATTTTACTCTTATTGATTCTTCCTGTAACATCCTTTGCAGTTGATATAAAGTATGCTGGATGCGTAACAATACAGGAAAATCTTCTAAAGGAAGTAAAGTCAATATATGAACAGAAAACAGGTAACAGGATAGGACTTTCAGGAGGCGGAGCTGGAGCTGGCATCAGGGGAGTACTTTCAGGACTTGTTGATATCGGTGGTGTGTCAAGACCATTAAAAACCGAAGAGATAAGGCAGGGGCTGGTTGCCTATACCGTTGGGTATACTGCAGTGGCTGTAGTTGTTCACAGGGATATAAAGATTAGTAATCTAACAATGAAACAGCTCAGGGATATCCTTTCAGGAAAGATCGGAAACTGGAAAGAAATCGGCGGGCCTGATATGCCTGTAAGGGTTGTAATACCATCGAAAGGTTATGCAAGCAGAGATGAATGCGAAAGGATCGTTATGGAAAACCAAAGATTCGCTGACAATGCCATTATTACACCCGAACAGACAATTTCTGAAACAGTGGACACTACACCCGGTTCAATAGGAATAGTTGATATCTCAATGCTTGACACAAAAAGGGTCAGTGTCGTTAAGCTAGAAGGGTTACTGCCTGATAAGACAAACATAAAAAGTGGAAAATATAAACTTATAATTCCAATAAATCTTGTTACAAAAGGAGAGGCAACTGGAGTACTTAAAGATTTTATAGATTTTATTCTCTCACCGGAAGGCCAGGCACTGGTAGAAAGAAAATTTATAGGAATTAAATAA
- the polA gene encoding DNA polymerase I: MTVYLIDGSSYIYRAYFAIKGLSTSKGLPTNAIYGFTNMLLKIINENKPEGIAVVFDRPEPTRRHRAFEEYKAQRPKAPDDLTVQIPYIRRIVEAFGIRAIEIPGYEADDIIATMAEQLSKEGHEVYIVSGDKDILQIVNERIKMFDPMKNIIYDSKTVQEKYGLPPHRIPELMALAGDSIDNIPGIKGIGEKSGLEILAYGKLEDIMENPGLIKKERLRRAVSENLEILRLSYNLAKIDRDVPVKITTDDLKRKEPLWNELLQIFRECEFSSLLKLLPVTLKVKTRIIKGPDELIKLLGEKGFAYDILLRDGKCTGVSFIPIYSSTQEVFFFPVNMPDDLRALRPLFTSEECVKISHDVKRDIIFLLEHRIELKGIIEDIQIVSYLLNPLRANHDLDELTIEYLGMKKLSMDEITSDPVNLSSQNAFVKVRLYEVLSKRLAEEGLERLYREIEIPLTRVLADMERTGIKIDISILRDLSKELEGVLESLRSRIYFLAGEEFNINSPKQLSTILFERLGLKPKKRTKTGYSTELSVLEELAVQHELPREILNYRSLFKLKSTYVDALPELVNPETGRLHTSFNQTVTATGRLSSSEPNLQNIPVRGTWAERIRQAFIAEEGFMILAADYSQIELRILAHMSRDEKFLRAFREGIDIHNATASELFGVEPYRVSSEQRRIAKIVNFGIIYGMTAFGLSETLGIDKEEAQNYIDQFFIRHPSIKEFALSLIKKAEERGYAETLFGRKRPIPELKSRNGAIRALGERLAVNSPIQGTASDIIKLAMIKIWNLIRARGFRTRMLLQIHDELLFEVPEDEIPEVKEMVKKEMETVVKLEVPVSVNISTGKNWAEAGS, from the coding sequence ATGACAGTATATCTCATAGATGGCAGTTCCTATATCTACAGGGCTTATTTTGCAATAAAGGGCCTATCAACATCAAAAGGGCTTCCCACAAATGCAATCTATGGCTTCACAAATATGCTTCTTAAGATTATCAATGAAAATAAACCTGAAGGCATTGCTGTTGTTTTTGACAGACCTGAGCCAACAAGGAGACACAGAGCCTTTGAGGAGTATAAGGCACAGAGGCCAAAGGCACCTGATGACCTGACCGTTCAGATACCCTATATAAGAAGGATTGTGGAGGCCTTTGGAATAAGGGCTATAGAAATTCCAGGTTACGAGGCAGATGATATAATTGCCACAATGGCAGAACAACTCAGTAAAGAGGGTCATGAAGTATATATTGTTAGCGGTGACAAGGATATCCTCCAGATAGTTAATGAGAGGATAAAGATGTTTGATCCCATGAAGAATATAATCTATGACAGTAAGACTGTTCAGGAGAAATATGGACTGCCACCTCATAGAATACCTGAGCTTATGGCACTGGCTGGTGATAGTATTGATAATATACCCGGAATAAAAGGGATTGGCGAGAAGAGTGGTCTTGAAATTCTTGCCTATGGAAAGCTCGAAGATATAATGGAAAATCCAGGATTAATAAAAAAGGAAAGATTAAGAAGGGCTGTTAGCGAGAACCTTGAAATATTAAGACTCAGCTATAACCTTGCAAAAATAGACAGGGATGTCCCTGTGAAGATAACCACAGATGACCTGAAGAGGAAAGAACCTCTCTGGAATGAACTTCTACAGATATTCAGGGAGTGTGAATTCTCAAGCCTTCTGAAATTGCTTCCAGTAACTCTCAAAGTTAAGACCAGAATAATTAAAGGACCTGATGAACTGATAAAATTACTTGGTGAGAAGGGATTTGCCTATGATATCCTGCTAAGGGACGGCAAATGCACTGGTGTCTCCTTTATCCCTATCTACTCATCAACTCAGGAGGTCTTCTTTTTTCCTGTAAACATGCCAGATGACCTAAGGGCCCTCAGGCCCCTATTTACTTCTGAAGAATGTGTCAAGATAAGCCATGATGTAAAGAGGGATATAATATTCCTTCTTGAGCATCGCATAGAGCTCAAGGGAATAATTGAAGATATTCAGATAGTCTCCTATCTTTTAAATCCCTTAAGAGCCAATCATGATCTTGATGAGCTAACAATAGAGTATCTTGGAATGAAAAAGTTAAGTATGGACGAGATAACTTCTGATCCAGTAAATCTATCTTCCCAGAATGCCTTTGTAAAAGTGAGACTTTATGAGGTTCTGAGCAAAAGGCTTGCTGAAGAAGGTCTGGAGAGACTTTACAGGGAAATAGAGATTCCCCTTACCAGGGTTCTTGCTGATATGGAGAGGACAGGTATAAAGATAGATATTTCAATACTGAGGGACCTTTCAAAGGAACTTGAAGGTGTTCTTGAATCATTGAGGTCAAGGATATATTTTCTTGCAGGTGAGGAGTTTAATATAAACTCACCTAAACAGTTGTCTACCATACTCTTTGAGAGACTGGGACTTAAACCAAAAAAGAGGACAAAGACAGGTTATTCTACAGAATTGAGTGTCCTTGAAGAACTGGCAGTCCAGCATGAACTTCCAAGAGAGATACTCAACTATAGGAGTCTCTTTAAACTAAAATCCACCTATGTTGATGCTCTACCGGAACTTGTAAACCCAGAAACTGGCAGGCTCCATACTTCCTTTAACCAGACTGTTACTGCAACTGGAAGACTCTCAAGCAGTGAGCCCAATCTCCAGAACATACCTGTTCGGGGTACCTGGGCAGAGAGGATAAGGCAGGCATTTATTGCAGAAGAAGGTTTTATGATCCTTGCTGCTGATTATTCCCAGATTGAATTGAGGATACTTGCCCATATGAGCAGAGATGAGAAATTCTTGAGGGCATTCAGGGAAGGTATTGATATTCATAATGCCACTGCTTCTGAATTATTTGGAGTGGAGCCATACAGAGTCAGCTCCGAGCAGAGAAGGATAGCAAAGATAGTAAACTTTGGCATAATCTATGGAATGACAGCTTTTGGTTTGAGCGAGACACTGGGCATTGATAAGGAAGAGGCTCAGAATTACATTGACCAGTTTTTCATAAGGCACCCATCCATAAAGGAATTCGCACTTTCTCTCATAAAAAAGGCAGAGGAGAGGGGATATGCTGAGACCCTTTTTGGAAGGAAGAGGCCTATACCTGAGCTTAAAAGCAGAAACGGTGCAATTCGTGCACTTGGAGAAAGGCTTGCCGTAAATTCTCCAATCCAGGGAACAGCCTCTGACATTATAAAACTCGCTATGATAAAAATATGGAATCTCATCAGAGCTAGGGGTTTTAGAACAAGGATGCTTCTTCAGATACACGATGAGCTGCTCTTTGAGGTTCCAGAGGACGAAATTCCTGAGGTAAAGGAGATGGTAAAAAAAGAGATGGAGACTGTTGTAAAACTTGAAGTTCCTGTTTCTGTAAATATCTCCACTGGAAAGAACTGGGCAGAGGCAGGATCATAA
- the folK gene encoding 2-amino-4-hydroxy-6-hydroxymethyldihydropteridine diphosphokinase — MSVIVYIGIGSNLGNREENCLRAIRLMEGRGIRVLKRSSLYETEPWGVTDQPLFINMVIEAETDLKPEELLSELKSIECIMGRVETIKWGPRIIDLDILFYNDLILKSPELKIPHPYIQERSFVLKPLSEIAPDLEHPILKKRIRELVSLCGR; from the coding sequence ATGTCTGTGATTGTTTATATTGGAATTGGTTCTAACCTTGGGAATAGAGAAGAAAATTGCCTTAGGGCTATAAGGCTCATGGAGGGTAGAGGCATAAGGGTCTTAAAAAGATCATCACTCTATGAGACAGAACCCTGGGGAGTCACTGACCAGCCATTGTTCATTAATATGGTAATTGAAGCAGAAACAGACCTGAAACCTGAGGAATTACTCAGCGAACTTAAGTCAATTGAATGCATCATGGGAAGGGTTGAGACAATAAAATGGGGACCAAGGATAATTGATCTTGATATACTTTTTTACAATGATCTCATTCTTAAATCACCTGAGCTCAAGATTCCCCATCCCTATATTCAGGAAAGGTCTTTTGTCCTCAAACCCCTTTCAGAGATTGCACCAGACCTTGAGCATCCAATTCTGAAAAAAAGGATAAGGGAATTAGTTTCTTTATGCGGTAGATAA
- the bamD gene encoding outer membrane protein assembly factor BamD: protein MKIFLQYTLLLCITLLPFACASVQKKEEPFEPEKWIERAEKHIERGEFQEARNLLLEVKNRDRTMNYAPKAQLKMAESYIKEEEIELAIEEYRKFLREFPEHPHAPYAQYQIASLYFQDVKGPERGAGAAKKALEEFERLKILYPRNPYRDIVDIRIEKCREVIAAYELMVGKFYFKKDSFRAARGRLEGLIRNYPDFRDMPEVLYLLWKTYRALEEKDKAESTYHYLLQKYPDSKEAIKAKKEYAKLEKVGSKQ from the coding sequence ATGAAAATTTTTTTACAATATACCCTGCTTCTTTGTATTACTCTACTACCATTTGCCTGCGCATCTGTGCAGAAAAAAGAAGAGCCCTTTGAGCCGGAAAAGTGGATTGAAAGGGCAGAAAAACATATCGAGCGTGGAGAATTCCAGGAAGCAAGGAATCTCCTCCTTGAGGTAAAGAACAGGGATAGAACAATGAATTATGCACCAAAGGCTCAGCTCAAAATGGCAGAATCTTACATAAAGGAAGAAGAGATAGAACTTGCCATTGAGGAATACAGAAAATTTCTCAGAGAATTTCCAGAACATCCCCATGCTCCCTATGCCCAGTACCAGATTGCCAGTCTTTATTTTCAGGATGTGAAGGGACCTGAAAGGGGCGCAGGTGCAGCAAAGAAGGCCCTGGAGGAATTTGAAAGATTAAAAATACTCTATCCAAGAAATCCCTATAGGGATATAGTTGATATAAGAATTGAAAAGTGCAGGGAGGTGATAGCTGCTTATGAACTGATGGTAGGAAAATTTTATTTTAAGAAAGACTCCTTCAGGGCTGCAAGGGGAAGATTGGAGGGATTGATTAGAAACTATCCTGATTTCAGGGACATGCCAGAGGTTCTCTATCTTCTCTGGAAAACCTACAGGGCTTTAGAAGAAAAAGATAAGGCAGAAAGCACCTACCACTATCTCCTTCAGAAATATCCTGATTCAAAGGAAGCCATAAAAGCCAAAAAAGAGTATGCCAAATTAGAAAAGGTAGGTAGTAAACAATAG
- a CDS encoding 3',5'-cyclic-nucleotide phosphodiesterase: MKIRVLGASGAEFPGHNPPAYLINNFLLLDAGTLGAVLKEEEQWKIRYILLSHAHLDHIRAIPFLADNIIIKNKRHSITVMATRQVLVQLKRHLLNGSIWPDFTTLGKKGPVLRLRELKPEKEIKIKSLSIIPVPVNHSVPASGFIIKEIKKDRESVLVYTGDTGPTDRLWSYSEGADLLISEVSFPNRLGRLAQETGHLTPSLLKKELKKIKTLPEMILITHPKPQYVGIIQKELRDLKIKGLRLLREGEEIEI; this comes from the coding sequence ATGAAAATAAGAGTTCTTGGAGCATCAGGCGCTGAATTTCCAGGACATAATCCTCCTGCATACCTTATAAACAACTTTCTTCTTCTTGATGCTGGAACACTGGGAGCAGTGCTCAAGGAAGAGGAGCAGTGGAAGATAAGATATATACTTCTAAGCCATGCTCATCTTGACCACATAAGGGCAATACCCTTTCTTGCAGATAATATAATCATAAAAAATAAAAGACACTCCATAACAGTAATGGCAACAAGACAGGTCCTTGTTCAGCTCAAAAGGCATCTTCTTAATGGCAGCATCTGGCCTGATTTTACTACACTTGGAAAGAAAGGACCTGTCCTGAGGCTCAGAGAATTAAAACCTGAGAAGGAGATAAAGATAAAATCTCTGAGCATAATTCCTGTGCCTGTGAATCATTCCGTGCCTGCCTCGGGGTTTATAATAAAGGAGATAAAAAAAGACAGAGAATCTGTCTTGGTCTATACAGGTGATACAGGTCCAACGGACAGGCTCTGGAGTTATTCTGAAGGTGCAGATCTTCTCATCTCGGAGGTTTCCTTTCCTAACAGGCTTGGCAGACTTGCTCAGGAGACAGGCCATCTCACTCCTAGTTTACTTAAAAAAGAATTAAAAAAAATTAAGACACTTCCAGAGATGATACTCATAACCCATCCAAAACCCCAGTATGTTGGTATAATACAGAAGGAATTAAGGGATTTAAAGATTAAAGGTCTCAGATTATTAAGAGAAGGAGAGGAGATAGAGATCTGA
- the trpA gene encoding tryptophan synthase subunit alpha has protein sequence MTSLIKSKFLSLRAKGKKAFIPYIMAGYPSAHDTLRYFSLLEQLGADIVELGVPFTDPLADGPVIQAASEEALKRGINLTRVLAMVEEIRKTSSLPIVLMTYYNPVFKYGEEAFVRDAVKAGVNGVIIPDLPPDEAISLRRLSRQAGLDTIFLAAPTSTDERLRLIARASTGFIYYVSLTGITGARLHLDGSQKAVIDRIRSFSKTPVATGFGVSTPEEAARVAEFSDGVIIGSAIVKRLLSDDRELREYISSLADAIHDGKVEAILSTDTGLQ, from the coding sequence TTGACTTCGCTGATAAAAAGTAAATTTCTTAGTCTCAGGGCAAAGGGCAAAAAGGCCTTTATTCCCTATATTATGGCCGGTTACCCTTCAGCTCATGATACGCTGAGATATTTTTCTCTTCTTGAGCAATTAGGTGCTGACATAGTGGAGCTAGGAGTTCCCTTCACAGACCCTCTTGCAGATGGACCAGTGATTCAGGCAGCCTCAGAAGAAGCCCTAAAAAGGGGTATTAATCTGACACGAGTCCTCGCTATGGTAGAGGAAATAAGAAAGACCTCATCTCTTCCGATTGTTCTCATGACCTACTACAACCCTGTGTTCAAATACGGAGAGGAGGCTTTTGTAAGGGATGCTGTTAAAGCTGGAGTAAATGGTGTAATAATTCCAGACCTCCCTCCTGATGAAGCAATCAGTCTTAGAAGACTTTCAAGGCAAGCAGGACTTGATACAATCTTCCTTGCAGCACCAACATCTACAGATGAAAGATTAAGATTAATAGCCCGTGCATCAACTGGTTTCATCTACTATGTATCCCTGACAGGTATAACAGGTGCAAGGCTTCATCTCGACGGCTCCCAGAAGGCGGTCATTGACAGGATAAGGAGCTTTTCAAAGACTCCCGTTGCCACAGGATTTGGTGTATCAACACCAGAGGAGGCAGCCAGGGTAGCAGAGTTCTCTGATGGAGTGATAATTGGAAGTGCAATCGTAAAGAGATTGCTTTCAGATGACCGAGAACTAAGAGAATATATTAGCAGCCTAGCAGATGCCATTCATGATGGAAAGGTAGAAGCTATACTTTCTACAGATACAGGACTGCAATAA
- a CDS encoding bifunctional precorrin-2 dehydrogenase/sirohydrochlorin ferrochelatase: protein MYYPVFINLKGKECVVIGGGKVAQRKINSLLKAGASVTVISPEVTEGIEKLVRSGKIKLIKRPYKKGDLKKAFLVIAASSSKEVHESIARNFRGLLNVVDEPELCNFIVPSVIRRGPLIIAISTSGASPAMAKAIRKEMEKLYTKEFGRYLQLLKKNRKKLLDLPLAKRKRIISRFSSRHILKALREKRAESIIKDLLDELSLMGR from the coding sequence ATGTATTATCCAGTTTTTATAAATCTCAAGGGCAAAGAATGTGTTGTAATTGGAGGAGGAAAGGTTGCTCAGAGAAAGATCAACTCACTTCTTAAAGCAGGAGCATCCGTAACTGTAATAAGTCCTGAGGTGACAGAAGGCATTGAAAAACTTGTAAGGTCAGGTAAGATTAAACTCATCAAAAGACCTTACAAAAAGGGAGATCTCAAGAAGGCCTTTCTTGTTATAGCAGCCAGTTCATCAAAGGAAGTACATGAAAGCATTGCCAGAAATTTCAGAGGCCTTTTAAATGTTGTCGATGAACCTGAGTTATGTAATTTTATTGTTCCATCAGTTATAAGGAGAGGTCCTCTCATTATTGCCATATCAACCTCTGGTGCTTCTCCTGCCATGGCAAAGGCTATAAGAAAGGAGATGGAAAAATTATACACCAAAGAGTTTGGCAGGTATCTTCAATTGCTTAAAAAGAACAGGAAAAAACTACTGGACCTTCCTTTGGCAAAAAGAAAAAGGATAATCTCCAGATTCAGCTCCAGGCATATCCTGAAAGCGCTGCGAGAAAAAAGGGCAGAGTCCATTATCAAAGACTTGTTGGATGAACTATCCCTGATGGGAAGGTGA
- a CDS encoding bifunctional folylpolyglutamate synthase/dihydrofolate synthase: protein MSYEKAINYLYSLQKYGLKFGLKNTEALLEALGRPERDYLTIHVAGTNGKGSTSAMIATLLAGTGLKTGLFTSPHMVRFTERIKIYHSPDSLPEEIPEEEVVRLTEFIRQRIPVDSTPTFFEFVTALAFKYFSEKKVDIAVIEVGMGGRLDATNVITPSVSVITKIGFDHKEFLGETLGDIAREKAGIIKKTVPVVSSEQFKEALAVIKEKAVEIKSPLYIYGQHFKGILREMTPEGLLFDYEDERIYLKNLFTPLTGIHQLENASVAIKTFLLFMEQYRSEVLSSGITDYFYGIKKTIWPGRLELVVRQGIHYLLDGAHNPQAAESLAESIKNLYRKFYKRIILIIGIMADKDVEGIIKPLTEIADSIITTQPDYHRAMAAERLKRIIEKHSKKAESYSSIMRAIEAARNLYREGDLIVITGSFYTLGEAKVVLGEKERLRTLRENLQCIEQQ, encoded by the coding sequence ATGTCATACGAGAAAGCCATAAATTATCTCTACAGTCTCCAGAAATACGGGTTGAAATTTGGTCTGAAAAACACAGAGGCCCTTCTCGAGGCCCTCGGCAGACCTGAAAGGGACTATCTGACCATCCACGTGGCTGGAACAAATGGTAAGGGTTCAACCTCTGCCATGATAGCAACTCTGCTTGCTGGCACAGGTTTAAAAACAGGCCTTTTTACATCTCCCCACATGGTGAGGTTTACAGAGAGAATCAAGATCTATCATTCTCCTGATAGCCTGCCTGAAGAGATACCTGAAGAAGAGGTGGTAAGACTTACAGAATTCATCCGCCAGAGGATCCCGGTGGATTCGACACCTACCTTTTTTGAATTCGTCACAGCACTGGCATTTAAATATTTTTCTGAGAAAAAGGTTGATATAGCTGTAATTGAAGTAGGAATGGGAGGAAGGCTTGATGCAACAAATGTTATTACTCCCTCTGTATCAGTTATAACAAAGATAGGGTTTGACCATAAAGAATTTCTCGGTGAGACTTTGGGAGATATTGCACGGGAAAAGGCAGGTATAATCAAGAAGACCGTTCCAGTTGTCTCTTCAGAACAGTTCAAAGAGGCCCTTGCTGTTATAAAGGAAAAAGCTGTTGAAATAAAAAGCCCCCTTTATATTTATGGACAGCATTTTAAGGGAATCTTAAGGGAAATGACTCCAGAGGGTTTACTCTTTGATTATGAAGATGAAAGGATTTATCTTAAAAATCTCTTCACGCCCCTTACAGGAATTCATCAGCTCGAAAATGCCTCTGTTGCTATAAAAACTTTCCTCTTATTCATGGAACAATATAGATCTGAAGTTTTATCCTCAGGCATCACTGATTACTTCTATGGTATTAAAAAAACTATCTGGCCCGGAAGGCTTGAGCTTGTGGTAAGGCAAGGCATTCATTATCTTCTTGATGGAGCTCACAATCCTCAGGCAGCAGAAAGTCTGGCAGAATCAATCAAAAACCTTTACAGAAAATTCTACAAAAGAATCATACTTATAATCGGCATAATGGCTGATAAAGATGTGGAAGGCATTATTAAACCTCTCACAGAGATTGCAGACTCAATAATTACTACACAGCCTGATTACCATAGGGCTATGGCAGCAGAAAGATTAAAAAGAATAATAGAAAAGCATAGTAAAAAGGCAGAAAGTTACAGCTCTATAATGAGGGCTATAGAGGCAGCCCGCAACCTTTACAGAGAAGGAGACCTTATAGTAATCACTGGTTCTTTTTATACACTTGGAGAAGCTAAGGTTGTTCTTGGAGAAAAAGAGAGATTGAGAACACTTAGAGAAAATCTTCAGTGCATAGAGCAACAGTAA
- a CDS encoding DUF4912 domain-containing protein translates to MTKKELLQKKVAELRSMAKELGLSLPRTAKKEDLALAISKALRLKTLRKKEPLKSKAPKAKVEKAPKRKKKIKIPEKEAVPSPGVELKPVSVEEERPADIFPYKPVITKDLLGLVPVDTQHFYLYWEISRDTFIRVSAEGKFVIRIYDISGDRDISQAPFFELYAMKETGGFHVDMGRPGDFCAEMGIFDKGRFIPLLRSNIIKLPRIPHHRELPEAVRITFPSGIVHPTSL, encoded by the coding sequence ATGACAAAGAAAGAACTTCTACAGAAAAAGGTTGCAGAGTTGAGGTCCATGGCCAAGGAACTCGGGCTTTCTCTACCAAGAACAGCAAAGAAGGAAGATTTAGCTTTAGCTATAAGCAAGGCACTGAGATTAAAAACACTGAGAAAAAAGGAACCGCTGAAATCAAAGGCACCAAAGGCAAAGGTGGAGAAGGCTCCAAAAAGAAAGAAAAAAATAAAAATCCCTGAAAAGGAAGCAGTACCTTCTCCTGGGGTCGAGCTTAAGCCAGTATCAGTAGAGGAAGAAAGACCTGCTGATATTTTTCCATATAAACCGGTTATAACAAAGGATCTTCTCGGACTTGTTCCTGTTGATACCCAACATTTTTATCTCTACTGGGAGATAAGCAGAGATACATTCATTAGAGTTTCTGCTGAGGGAAAGTTTGTTATAAGGATCTATGACATTTCAGGTGACAGGGATATATCACAGGCTCCCTTCTTTGAGCTATACGCTATGAAGGAAACAGGTGGTTTTCATGTTGATATGGGAAGACCGGGTGATTTCTGTGCTGAGATGGGTATTTTTGACAAAGGCAGATTCATTCCTCTACTAAGGTCCAATATTATTAAACTTCCAAGAATTCCCCATCACAGAGAATTACCAGAAGCTGTTAGAATCACCTTCCCATCAGGGATAGTTCATCCAACAAGTCTTTGA
- the accD gene encoding acetyl-CoA carboxylase, carboxyltransferase subunit beta, which translates to MAWFKKPKEISKEKKVRIPEGLWVKCENCKEIVYRKEVEKNLQVCPKCDYHFRISAVERLNLLLDPNTFEEMDANLLPADPLGFNDSNKSYPEKLREYQSKTKLKEAVITGEGLIKGHPVIVAAMDFSFFGGSMGSVVGEKIARAAERAIAKKQPFIAITASGGARMQEGMFSLMQMAKVSQAISRLKEEGVLYITILCDPTFGGVTASFAMLGDIIIAEPKTLIGFAGPRVIEQTTKQPLPEDFQRAEFLLSHGFVDMVVERKDLKKTVALLIELFMANSTR; encoded by the coding sequence ATGGCATGGTTTAAAAAGCCAAAAGAAATTTCAAAGGAAAAAAAGGTCAGAATACCTGAAGGTCTCTGGGTAAAATGTGAGAACTGCAAGGAGATAGTTTACAGGAAAGAGGTAGAGAAAAATCTTCAGGTATGTCCGAAGTGCGATTATCATTTCAGGATCAGTGCTGTTGAGAGACTCAATTTACTTCTTGACCCCAATACCTTTGAAGAGATGGATGCAAATCTTTTGCCAGCAGACCCGCTTGGATTTAATGACAGCAATAAATCCTATCCAGAAAAGCTCCGGGAATACCAGAGTAAAACAAAACTGAAAGAGGCTGTCATTACAGGAGAGGGCCTGATAAAAGGTCATCCTGTGATAGTAGCGGCAATGGATTTCTCCTTTTTCGGTGGAAGCATGGGATCTGTTGTTGGAGAAAAGATTGCCAGGGCTGCAGAGAGGGCTATTGCAAAAAAACAACCTTTTATTGCCATCACAGCCTCAGGAGGTGCAAGGATGCAGGAAGGGATGTTCTCTCTCATGCAGATGGCGAAGGTTTCCCAGGCAATTTCAAGGTTAAAAGAAGAAGGTGTCCTCTATATTACCATTCTCTGTGATCCAACCTTCGGAGGAGTAACAGCAAGCTTTGCCATGCTTGGAGATATAATTATTGCTGAACCCAAAACCCTGATAGGATTTGCAGGTCCAAGGGTTATTGAGCAGACCACCAAACAACCCCTGCCAGAGGATTTTCAAAGAGCAGAATTTTTATTGAGCCACGGTTTCGTGGATATGGTGGTGGAAAGAAAAGATCTTAAAAAAACCGTTGCCCTTCTTATTGAATTATTCATGGCTAATTCAACCCGATAG